Sequence from the Parvicella tangerina genome:
ATCCAGGTAATGGAAGAGAGAGTCTCTTAGTAATTCGGCAAGAACAGGATCTGCATCAAGCATGAGGTTTTTGATCGGTGTTTCAAACACAATATCGCCTATTTGTTGTCTGCTGAGCGAATTCAAACTATGGTTTGGAATTTTAACATCGCCTAAAGCAACCTCTTTTTCCTTAAGGTATACGATAGCTTGTGTGATAAGTGAATCCATCAGACCCGGGTTCTTTGCATATTCTTGCATCGAGTAGTAAAAAGCTTCCCCGGTAGTTTCATATTTTTCAAACAGCGCTTTGTAATAGTGGTTAACGCTATCCTTAAAATAGGGTTGGTAAATTCGTAGGACAGAAATATGAGACTCAATCACCTGCGCTTCTGCGAATACTTTTACAAATGTAGGTTCATCGATCAACTCGACATCTTCAGGAACACTACTGACTTCAGCTGTAGTTTCTTCCTGACAAGAAAGAACTCCCAAAAAGAGAAAGAGAATTATGTAGGTATACGTTTTCAATTATCGATTAAATAGCATACGCATTCCGGTGTCACCTTCAATGATCTCCCCGTTATCGTATACTTTCCGACCATTTACAAACGTGTTAACCACTTTGTGATCAAAGGTTGTTCCTTCAAATGGAGACCAGCCGCATTTATACAAAAGATTACCTTTTGTAACTTCCCATGGAGCCTCAGATTTTACAAGAACCAAGTCGGCATAGTAGCCTTCTCGAATAAACCCTCGCTTGTCAATACTGAACATTTCTGCCACATTGTGAGCAAATTTTTGAACGACCTCTTCAATGGTAAACTCATTCTTCAACGTCATCTGAAGGTAAGCAACCAATGCATGCTGCACTAAGGGACCGCCACTAGGAGCAGAGGTGTAAGGATTGTTCTTTTCCATGATCGTATGAGGGGCGTGATCTGTAGCCAAGACATCAATTCTGCCACTTTTCACAGCCTGAATAATTTGCTTTCGATCTTCCTCTGACTTCACCGCAGGGTTCCATTTGATCCAAGGACCTTTTTCTTTGTAGTAAGTATCATTGAACCAAAGGTGGTGAGTACAAGCTTCTGCCGTAATTCTTTTTTCTGATAACGGATCGGTGGAGAACAACGTTGTTTCTTTTCCCGTTGAAATGTGCAGAATATGCAACCTAGTATTATGCTTTGTAGCTAGTTCAACAGCTTTTGAGGATGATTTATAGCACGCTTCTTCATCTCTGATTACAGGGTGGAGATGAAAAGGAATGTTGTCTCCATAGAGTTCTTTGTACTTGGCAAGATTTCTCCGTACCGTTTGTTCATCTTCACAGTGGGTTGCTATTAAGAGTTCACACTCCTTGAATAAAGCTTCCAGAGTAGCTGTGTCGTCTACGAGCATGTTGCCTGTTGAACTTCCCATGAAAACTTTAACACCACAAACTGTTTTTTTGTCTGTTTTCAGAACCTCTTCCAAATTGTCATTAGATGCTCCAAAGAAAAATGAATAATTTGCTATTGAACTTTCAGCAGCAATATCGTATTTGTCTTGCAGTAAGTCTTGGGTCAGTGTATTCGGAACGGTATTTGGCATCTCCATGAAGGAGGTTATACCTCCTGCAACGGCAGCACGAGATTCAGTGAAGATATCAGCTTTATGTGTTAACCCAGGTTCTCTAAAATGGACCTGATCATCAATCATTCCTGGGAGCAAGTACATCCCTTTTGCATCAATTACCTCGTCAAAAGTAGACTCATCTACCTCTTTAGGATTAACACTTTTAATGAATTGATTTTCAATCAGAACGCTTCCTGAGAATTGCTTGCCTTCATTTACAATAGTGGCATTTTTTATATAAACTGTACTCATTTGAATTTCTTTTTACGTAACCGTAAGACACCTAAAAAGGCTTCTTTGAAAATTTTCATATCCATTTTGGATTCACCTAAAACTCTATCGATGAATGTAATAGGTACTTCCACGACTTTGAACCCAGATTTTAAAGTCGAATATTTCATTTCAATCTGAAAAGCGTAGCCCACAAACCATATATCATCAAGGTCTAACTTTTCTAGAACAGCTCTTTTGTAACACTTAAAACCTGCAGTCGTATCCTTGATATTTATCCAAAGAACCAATCTTACGTAGAAAGAAGCGAAATAAGACATTGCCCACCTTAAAAACGGCCAGTTTTTCACTTTTCCTCCTTTGCAATATCTTGATCCAACAGCCATTCCAACGCCATCCGGTTTACAGGCTTCTAAAAGTCTGGGTAGATCTTCTGGATTATGTGAAAAGTCGGCATCCATTTCAAAAACATACTCATAGTCATGTTTCAAAGCCCATTTAAAACCATGAATGTATGCCGTTCCTAAGCCCAATTTTCCAGTGCGCTCTTCTAAATGCAAAAAACCAGGATACTTTTTCTGTAGTTCTCTGACAATGTCTGCCGTACCGTCTGGAGAACCATCATCCACTATCAAGATGTCAAAACGCACAGGTAAACTAAACACCTTTTCGATGATCCGTTGGATGTTTTCTTTTTCGTTGTAAGTTGGTATGATAACCAAGTTCTCCATGAGCAGACGAAGATAAGGTTTAAAATGGTGTGATGATACTACTGTTATGCAAAAAATGTTAAGGAGATGTTTCTGCTGGTTGCAAAAACTCCTCTTGATTGGGGCGTATTTGAATTTTCCATTTAAAGCCATCCAAAAAACGTTGTTTCCTGCTCATCTCCGCAATTGCTTGATAAACGGCATTGGGAGACTCCAGGAATTTAATAGTGTGGATAGCGCCTTTATCAAAATGAACAACAATATCAGCGCATTCTGCTGAGTTTGCTTCCAAGTAAAGACTATCTTCATTGAGAATGTGGTAGAGCGTTTTTCCGTTGCCTTTAACATCTACTTTAGCGATCTTTCCTTCCTTAAAATAAGCAAAAAGGTCTTTTCCCTGAATTTGATCATACATCGTTGTATCAATTTCAGATATGATGTAGGCGTTTTTATTGACCGTTAATGACTTAATCGATTGTTTAGCAGTTTGCGCTTCTATATAATCTCCTGTGATTTGGCTCTCATCAGACCATAAAATGGGTGTTTTAAAAAATCTCATTAGAGAATCATTATCATTATAAATGAGGGAATCACAAACTCCTTGAAAGTCGGGCTGGAAAATTCGAACCTCACGATACGCTCTAATTTGTTTGTTTTCGTTTAAAGAGTCCGTTTTAATAGTTAGGTATTCAGCCGAAATAAAGAGGGTGTCTTTCTCATTGAGCTGTGTCATCTGAGCACAACCAAAGATCGAAGTGGAGTCTTGAAGTTCATTGTGGTAGCCATTATCACCATACAAAATAACATCATTAGCGGTGTCTTTCATCACTACATGTCCAAAGATTTCTCCTATCCCTTGTTCCCTGTTGTAGTGAATGCTATCTCCAATAATGGTTTGTTCTTTGCCTATGATGGTAGCACTGTTCCATAGTGATGTGACCTCGGTTTCTGTATTATATACGCCAGCATTGCACAAGATCTTATCGTCTTTAGAAATGATTTCTGTTGGGCCATAAAAAAAGGCAGTTTTTGTCGCTGTGTTGTAAACCAAAGTGTCAGAATACATATCGTAATCCTTGTTGTGAAGGCGCACACTATCTTTGAAGTAAACGGTTTTGTTTTCGCTGTGATATTCCCCTTTTTTACTCTTAAGGACGTTTTTATCGGCTCTGTTCGTAATTACAGCAGGCGTGTCATAACGACCAATTTTAGTGTTGAAATCATAAAAAAGGGTATTGGTTACGAGTTGTACCTTCCTATCATTATAGACAATGTTTCCAAGCATATCCGCTGTCTTTGAGGTTCCTCTATAATAAAGCGTATCGCCCTCAAGCTTCATGCTGTCACCCTTAACTACAGATATATTACTAAAGGCATGAAATACATTGCTATCGAGAAAAAAATAGGCGCTGTCGCAATACATGGTTGTGCTGTCATGCTCAAACACTACATTGCCTTTTAGAATGTGTGTGTTCGCATAAGTGGGGTGGGAAGTGCCTTCATCTGCATGAATGATTTTAATCTGATCTGTTTTTTCTTGCGCCAATCCTTGACAAAAGATGGTTCCAAATCCAATCAACAGTATTAAAAGATATCTCTTCACCATTTTAAGGTCACTCCATTAATTGGAGAGGTGCGAAATTAACGAAAAACAAGGATTATTGTTGCTCAAGCGATAATTTCCAAGGAAAAATTAGCGAGTAACCCGGGTAAATTATCAAGGTCTACCCTCATTTTTTTTACACTATTTTTCGTGATGTCGATTGAAAGGTCTGTTACGCCAGAAAGATAGGCTCCTGAGAGATTGGTTTGGTCAAAAACGGTGTTCTTTAGATTGGATTCAGAAAAATTAGTGCCCTGCGCATTTACTTCAAGAAATTGCGCATCGCTAAAATTGCAATTTCTGAAATTGGATCGACTGAGATCGTTTTCCGCAAAGTACGTTAGACTGAGATCACAATTAATACAGTCGATTCCAAAAAGAAACGGATTGACATCTTGAAAGTTTATCCCTGTCAATTTTGATTCTTCAAATTCACAATCCTGCAATGAAGTTTGATTTAAACTTACATTACTGAGGTTACACTGCTTGAATGTGCAGTTCTCAAATTTGAAAAAGGCGAGTGAAATAGCTGTAAAGTCACAGTTTTTGAAAACACACTCTTCATACAACCCTTTTTCCAGGCTCTCGAACGTTATATTTTCAAAAGTCTTGTGTTCAGTAACCATTAAACCGCTGGTTCTCTTCTTTGAATCGTCTGCTTTCTGTCTGGACCTACAGATACGATAGAAATTGGAACTTCTAGTAACCCTTCCAAATAGTCGATATAATCTACCAGCTTTTGTGGTAGTTCATCATCGTCAGTAAGTTTTG
This genomic interval carries:
- a CDS encoding pentapeptide repeat-containing protein — its product is MVTEHKTFENITFESLEKGLYEECVFKNCDFTAISLAFFKFENCTFKQCNLSNVSLNQTSLQDCEFEESKLTGINFQDVNPFLFGIDCINCDLSLTYFAENDLSRSNFRNCNFSDAQFLEVNAQGTNFSESNLKNTVFDQTNLSGAYLSGVTDLSIDITKNSVKKMRVDLDNLPGLLANFSLEIIA
- a CDS encoding polyprenol monophosphomannose synthase — its product is MENLVIIPTYNEKENIQRIIEKVFSLPVRFDILIVDDGSPDGTADIVRELQKKYPGFLHLEERTGKLGLGTAYIHGFKWALKHDYEYVFEMDADFSHNPEDLPRLLEACKPDGVGMAVGSRYCKGGKVKNWPFLRWAMSYFASFYVRLVLWINIKDTTAGFKCYKRAVLEKLDLDDIWFVGYAFQIEMKYSTLKSGFKVVEVPITFIDRVLGESKMDMKIFKEAFLGVLRLRKKKFK
- a CDS encoding dihydroorotase is translated as MSTVYIKNATIVNEGKQFSGSVLIENQFIKSVNPKEVDESTFDEVIDAKGMYLLPGMIDDQVHFREPGLTHKADIFTESRAAVAGGITSFMEMPNTVPNTLTQDLLQDKYDIAAESSIANYSFFFGASNDNLEEVLKTDKKTVCGVKVFMGSSTGNMLVDDTATLEALFKECELLIATHCEDEQTVRRNLAKYKELYGDNIPFHLHPVIRDEEACYKSSSKAVELATKHNTRLHILHISTGKETTLFSTDPLSEKRITAEACTHHLWFNDTYYKEKGPWIKWNPAVKSEEDRKQIIQAVKSGRIDVLATDHAPHTIMEKNNPYTSAPSGGPLVQHALVAYLQMTLKNEFTIEEVVQKFAHNVAEMFSIDKRGFIREGYYADLVLVKSEAPWEVTKGNLLYKCGWSPFEGTTFDHKVVNTFVNGRKVYDNGEIIEGDTGMRMLFNR
- a CDS encoding OstA-like protein, coding for MVKRYLLILLIGFGTIFCQGLAQEKTDQIKIIHADEGTSHPTYANTHILKGNVVFEHDSTTMYCDSAYFFLDSNVFHAFSNISVVKGDSMKLEGDTLYYRGTSKTADMLGNIVYNDRKVQLVTNTLFYDFNTKIGRYDTPAVITNRADKNVLKSKKGEYHSENKTVYFKDSVRLHNKDYDMYSDTLVYNTATKTAFFYGPTEIISKDDKILCNAGVYNTETEVTSLWNSATIIGKEQTIIGDSIHYNREQGIGEIFGHVVMKDTANDVILYGDNGYHNELQDSTSIFGCAQMTQLNEKDTLFISAEYLTIKTDSLNENKQIRAYREVRIFQPDFQGVCDSLIYNDNDSLMRFFKTPILWSDESQITGDYIEAQTAKQSIKSLTVNKNAYIISEIDTTMYDQIQGKDLFAYFKEGKIAKVDVKGNGKTLYHILNEDSLYLEANSAECADIVVHFDKGAIHTIKFLESPNAVYQAIAEMSRKQRFLDGFKWKIQIRPNQEEFLQPAETSP
- a CDS encoding DUF4296 domain-containing protein, with translation MKTYTYIILFLFLGVLSCQEETTAEVSSVPEDVELIDEPTFVKVFAEAQVIESHISVLRIYQPYFKDSVNHYYKALFEKYETTGEAFYYSMQEYAKNPGLMDSLITQAIVYLKEKEVALGDVKIPNHSLNSLSRQQIGDIVFETPIKNLMLDADPVLAELLRDSLFHYLDSFPEIVTDKGYDMESVRFTFVLNTNNKMMFNQLKTYLKNKDDKAQGVD